From the genome of Rana temporaria chromosome 8, aRanTem1.1, whole genome shotgun sequence:
TATTgcaatcaggacactgatgatcagtgccctgattacatgtctCGATGACCCCTGTGtgccactgatgggcggcactagtGGGAACTaataggaagcactgatggtcattgatgggcagcagtgatgcgcattgatgggcagcaatgataggcggcactgatagccagcacagACTGGCATCgtgaatgggcactgattggtggcactggtggcactttattgtaattagggcactgatgatcagtgccctgatttcaTTTCTTGATGTTCcctgtgtggcactgatgggcggcactagtgggcactaataggaagcactgatggtcattgatgggcagcagtgatgagCATTGATGAAcagcaatgataggcggcactgatagcacAGACTGGCATcgtaaatgggcactgattggtggcactgattggtggcactggtggcactttattgtaattagggcactgatgatcagtgccctgattttaTTTCTTGATGTTCcctgtgtggcactgatgggcggcactagtgggcactaataggaagcactgatggtcattgatgggcagcagtgatgagCATTGATGAAcagcaatgataggcggcactgatagcacAGACTGGCATcgtaaatgggcactgattggtggcactggtggcactttattgtaattagggcactgatgatcagtgccctgattacatgtctTGATGTTCcctgtgtggcactgatgggaggcactaataggaagcactgatgggcggcattgatgggcagcagggATGCGCATTGATGGAcagcaatgataggcagcactgatagccagAACTcactggcatcactggtgggcactgattgctggcacttgtggcgctttattgtaatcagggcactgatgatcagtgccctgattacatgtctCGATGTCCCCTGTGTGGCACTACTGATGGTCATTGATGGGCAGCAATGATGCACATTGGACAGCAATGATAGGTAgtactgatagccagcactgactggcatctccaatgggcactgattggtgggaactcattgctggcactggtggcgcTTTATTGTAATCGGGGCTCTGAGGATCAGTGCCCTTATTACATTTCTCGATGTCCCTTGCGAGGAGATGCCGCTAATCGTCTgtcgctgtcagtgtgaggcgataaGAGGCGATTACCGGCATTTCTGTGTTCACCTgtaaccagctgtgattggacacagccgatcacatggctAAAGAGCCGCGGCTgtttacagagatcggggtcgCGCCGTGTCCGGGTGcgccatcatatgatgtccacccagaactAGAGCCGCACCATCCCTCCGTAATTTGACGGTCGGCGGGTGGCAATCGGTTAACAAactgtgaatagctggttgttaaggagcgggcccGGGAAGCCGGCCGCTGTGTCCTTAACAACtgttgagtcatcagctgtcagcggagtTCCCctttgacagctgaatgtaaaaaaaaaaagaatggccaacaataaaaaaattctgtaaaaaaaacagcgtggggggtccccccaatccagagccccctgccccaaagcacccccaatgttgagggcatgttgcctggtatagttcagcggggggagggggggcgctcgccttTACCCTTTAGCTTCCTTAGCAAGGCAGGGGTCgtattggaggtgtgtttggggtcgttatcatgttggaatactgccctgcggcccagtctctgaagggaggggatcatgctctgcttcaggatgtcacagtacatgttggcattcatggtcccctcaatgatctgtagctccccagtgctggcagcacccctgcagccccagaccatgacactcccaccaccatgcctgactgtaggcaagacacacttgtctttgttctcctacctggttgccgccacacacttgacaccatctgacaccaaatacgtttatccgAAACCCCTTGGCGTGTGTCCTGAAAGTCTCCTCCTGTTtgcaaatgtgggatagcagtGACGCCCATAGAGATCTGTGGATCTAGAGCACTGACCTTTATGGGTATGGGGGACGCACTTTGGTCATTCCTGGGCTGCTACCATCATTAGGTGGAGTACACCCAGAAATCCAACAGTTAACTTAATCTCTATACGATCTACAGGAGAATGTCTGCTGTACACGATACAACCACATACGTATCGATGGAGAAGGACGAGAAGAGTCAGATGACAGAGAGGATATTAAACCTGactctggagatcatctacctgctgaccggagaggtgaggaggattctgggaggtcacatgacatcacacttttctctattaaaaaaaaaacagagctgaccggagaggtgaggaggattctgggaggtcacatgacatcactcttatctctattaataaaacttagagctgaccggagaggtgaggaggattctgggaggtcacatgacatcactcttatctctattaataaaacacagacctgaccggagaggtgaggaggattctgggaggtcacatgacatcacacttatctctattaataaaacacagagctgaccggagaggtgaggaggattctgggaggtcacatgacatcactcttatctctataaaTAAAACTTAGAGCTgaacggagaggtgaggaggattctgggaggtcacatgacatcactccttATATTCTGCTCTTCCCCTTATATAGAAATATGCTGCAGTGAAGATAACGTGTATTGAAGGTCTTTTACAAGGAATATATCCAGCGATGTCGGAACGATGGTGTCGAAGCCAGAAATCCATTGCAGTGCCTCCACCTCACTCCCCAACTCTTGAGAGAAAAAACATTCAGAAGGTTCAAGAAATCAGCAACAAACTTATGGAGCTTctaacaggagaggtgagcggtgccgggaattctgggacattatccagtaacagacaaggggtgtgtctggatggtgactgtatcattgtgtgtgttagGTTCCTacaaggtgtcaggatgtcacagaGAGTATCTCCATCTCCAAGGACAACaaatatttagaaggacacaaggatctctacaaggacgtcatgatagAGGAccggccgcccctcacatcaccgggtaagaggagatttTAATTTTGTGTTGAAGATCCACCTAGATACACACATCCCCTGAGATAAGAACATAGtatgtcaggttcctataaggtgtcaggatgtcactgtctatttctccatggaggagtgggagtatttagaaggacacaaggatctctacaaggacgtcatgatggagaatcagccaccCCTAAcgtcaccgggtaagaggagactttattgtaaaggagagagcagtacgaagGGctacctagatcccccatcatctgataaacacatagaaacaatgtattcagtcagtgtgtgtttcctacagaaggatccagtaatgggaacccaccagagagatgcccccgtcctctgtattcccaggattccacacaggaagatcaggaGATCCTTCACCATGATCAGGTATGTGGAACTAAGGACCTCACCAAAGGGTTTGTAGTTACATTGTTTTGGTATGGTTTGTAGAGACGTTGTTTGGTATGGTTTGGTTAGTATGATTTGTAGAGACTTATGTTTGGTATGGTTTGTGGAGACGTTTGTTTGGTATGGTTTGGTATGGTTTGTGGAGACGTTTGTTTGGTATGGTTTGTAGCGACATTGTTTGGTATGGTTTATGGAGATGATTGTTTGGTCAATATGGTTTGTAGAGACGTTTGGTTGGTATGGTTTGTAGAGACGTTTGTTTGGTATGGTTTGTAGAGACGTTTGGTTGGTATTGTTTGTAGAGACGTTTGGTTGGTATTGTTTGTAGAGACGTTTGGTTGGTATTGTTTGTAGAGACGTTTGGTTGGTATTGTTTGTAGAGACGTTTGGTTGGTATTGTTTGTAGAGACGTTTGGTTGGTATTGTTTGTAGAGACGTTTGGTTGGTATGGTTTGTAGAGACGTTTGTTGGGTATGGTTTGTAGAGACGTTTGTTTGGTATGGTTTGTGGAGACGTTTGTTTGGTATGGTTTGTAGAGACATTTGTTTGGTATGGTTTGTGGAGACGTTTGTTTGGTATGGTCTGTAGAAACGTTTGTTTGGTATGGTTTGTGGAGACGTTTGGTATGGTTTGTGGAGACGTTTGGTATGGTTTGTGGAGACGTTTGGTATGGTTTGTGGAGACGTTTGTTGGGTATGGTTTGTGGAGACGTTTGTTTGGTATGGTTTGTGGAGACGTTTGTTTGGTATTGTTTGTAGAGACGTTTGTTTGGTATGGTTTGTAGAGACGTTTGGTTGGTATAGTTTGTAGAGAATTTTGTTTGGTATGGTCTGTAGAGACGTTTGTTTGGTATGGTCTGTAGAGACGTTTGTTTGGTATGGTTTGTGGAGACGTTTGGTATGGTTTGTAGAGACGTTTGGTTGGTATGGTTTGTAGAGACGTTTGTTTGGTATGGTCTGTAGAAACGTTTGTTTGGTATTGTTTGTAGAGACGTTTGTTTGGTATTGTTTGTAGAGATGTTTGTTTGGTATTGTTTGTAGAGACGTTTGTTTGGTATGGTTTGTAGAGACGTTTGGTTGGTATAGTTTGTAGAGAGGTTTGTTGGGTATGGTTTGTAGAGACCTTTGGTTGGTTTGGTTGGTATGGTTTGTAGAGACGTTTGTTAGGTATGGTTTGTGGAGACGTTTGGTATGGCTCGTAGAGACGTTTATTTGGTATGGTCTGTAGAGACGTTTGTTTGGTATGGTCTGTAGAGACGTTTGTTTGGTATGGTTTGTGGAGACGTTTGGTATGGTTTGTAGAAACGTTTGTTTGGTATGGTTTGTGGAGACGTTTGTTTGGTATTGTTTGTAGGGTATTTTGTGGAGACATTTGGTATGGCTCGTAGAGACGTTTATTTGGTATGGTCTGTAGAGACGTTTGTTTGGTATGGTTTGTGGAGACGTTTGGTATGGTTTGTAGAGACGTTTGTTTGGTATGGTTTGTGGAGACGTTTGTTGGGTATTGTTTGTAGGGTATTTTGTGGAGACATTTGGTATGGCTCGTAGAGACGTTTATTTGGTATGGTCTGTAGAGACGTTTGTTTGGTATGGTCTGTAGAGACGTTTGTTTGGCATGGTTTGTGGAGACGTTTGTTTGGTATGATTTGTAAATATGTTTGATTGGTATGGTTTGTAGAGACATTTGTTTGGTATGGTTTGTAGAGACGTTTGTAGGGTTTGGTTTATAGAGACGTTTGTAGGGTATGGTTTGTAGAGACGTTTGTAGGGTATGGTTTGTAGAGAGTGAGACGTTTGTAGGGTATGGTTTGTAGAGACGTTTGTAGGGTATGGTTTGTAGAGACGTTTGTAGGGTATGGTTTGTAGAGACGTTTGTAGGGTATGGTTTGTAGAGACGTTTGTAGGGTATGGTTTGTAGAGACGTTTGTAGGGTATGGTTTGTAGAGACGTTTGTAGGGTATGGTTTGTAGAGACGTTTGTAGGGTATGGTTTGTAAAGACGTTTGTAGGGTATGGTTTGTAGAGACGTTTGTTAGGTATGGTTTGTAGAGACATTTGTAGGGTATGGTTTGTAGAGACGTTTGTTTGGCATGGTTTGTAGAGACGTTTGTTTGGCATGGTTTGTAAAGATGTTTGGTTGGTATGGTTTGTAGAGACGTTTGTAGGGTATGGTTTGTAGAGACGTTTGTAGGGTATGGTTTGTAAAGATGTTTGGTTGGTATGGTTTGTAGAGACGTTTGTTGGGTATGGTTTGTAGAGATGTTTGTTTGGCATGGTTTGTAAAGATATTTGGTTGGTATGGTTTGTAGAGACGTTGGGTACATCTTTTTCTTCTGTTTATTCTGTCTCAATTACCAAATTATTCTCTGGATTCTGTTTAGGGCATAGAACAGTTCAAAGTTGAAATTAAAGAGGAAGATgaagagacgtatgtgatggATGGTCAGCCATACAAGGAGGAAAATCACATGGAGATTGACACGGGTGAGTAATAAAAACTGAATACAGAGAACATTCTCTTAGTTGTTCTTTTCCTTCCTGTTTTTGCGTTCCTATGAGCCATCATGTGTTTGCAGAACATTCCATTCCACCAGTCTGGCCTACACAGAGCCCTGGCCTCaacccctactgaacacctttgggatgaaatggGACACTGGTTGTGAGCCAAGTCTTCTCAACTTCAGTAACTGACCTCATAAATGTTCTTTTGGGCACAAATTCCCAAAACACACACCCCAAAGTCTTTGGGggaaaccttcccagaagagtgtgGGCTGTCAAATGGGGGTAActccaaattaaccacttgccacatgCCCACAGTGCATTTACTGCTGCCGGGTGGCAGCTGCAGGCTAAGCAACGTACTGGTCTGTCGCCTAGTACATGCGCACCCGCAGCGGCGCGATCCTGTAAGTAAACCTGCCATGACTGGAAGCCATTCATGACAGCTTGCTTACTATTgctgatgctgtgattggcccacacccatcacatggtacctgggccagtcacagcaccctgcaccatgtgattagctgtagccaatcacagcatcacaatagtaagcaagcTGTTACgaattgcttataacagtgatcatTGTTATACACAATGACAATAAAATCCCTGATCACATTATTCAggagcatttttatgtttttagtgTAGTCCTGAACCCGAATATTAAacatctttgtgttttttttttgcccatcagAGGAAGGCAACAGCAAAAGATCATCAATTGGATGTCCTGTTTTACCTCCAGCCTGGGACACAGATGAGGAGAACTCACGAGATTCCCTTAAAGCTTTTCACAAAGTGGACAGATCGCCCAACCCCCCTAATCCTGAAGAATTTTCCCCCAATTATTCTCATTCTCCTTCCCCAAATGTGAATCACGGACTTAACAGTGTCGCCGGATCACCGGCTCCCTCTCACTCAGAGGAATTTTATACCAATAGATCACACATCATTACCTCAAATATCTATCCAGGACTTGATGGTGCAGACAGATCCAAAGATCCTTCCAATCCTGAGGGATCTT
Proteins encoded in this window:
- the LOC120909402 gene encoding gastrula zinc finger protein XlCGF66.1-like; the protein is METIALTGSRRMSAVHDTTTYVSMEKDEKSQMTERILNLTLEIIYLLTGEKYAAVKITCIEGLLQGIYPAMSERWCRSQKSIAVPPPHSPTLERKNIQKVQEISNKLMELLTGEVPTRCQDVTESISISKDNKYLEGHKDLYKDVMIEDRPPLTSPGKRRF